From a single Oncorhynchus nerka isolate Pitt River linkage group LG11, Oner_Uvic_2.0, whole genome shotgun sequence genomic region:
- the LOC115137710 gene encoding neuropeptide Y receptor type 2-like — translation MDNVSQVNITPMEDCANSSRLAGEFSNCYNTFPDLEDSTKLVGVQVILILAYSTIILFGVIGNSLVIYVVYKFKTLHTVTNFFIVNLAVADLLVNTLCLPFTLINTLHGEWRFGQALCFILPFSQGMSVHVSTITLNIIALDRHRSIVYHLETKMSKEMCAAVIVMTWAISAVLASPLAVFREYGTFDLSPEQSIQVCTEKWPGSGMDGTIYSISMLLLQYCLPLAINSFAYIRIWSKLKNHVSPTGRNNRHQRKRKTTKMLVIVVVVFAVSWLPLHAFQLAIDIDNSVLDMKDFKLLFTMFHIVAMCSTFVNPILYGWMNNNYRTAFLSVCKCSQPVNSGSRSIMSRKTLREKDMSDTDFQATKV, via the coding sequence ATGGATAATGTAAGTCAAGTAAACATAACTCCAATGGAGGACTGTGCGAATTCTTCTAGACTTGCTGGTGAATTCTCAAACTGCTACAACACCTTTCCAGACCTGGAGGACAGCACCAAGCTGGTGGGAGTGCAAGTGATCCTCATCTTGGCTTACAGCACCATCATACTGTTCGGAGTCATCGGAAACTCCCTGGTGATATACGTGGTGTACAAGTTCAAAACTCTGCACACCGTCACCAATTTTTTCATTGTGAACCTGGCTGTGGCCGATCTGCTGGTGAATACTCTATGTCTGCCATTTACTTTGATCAACACTCTCCATGGAGAGTGGAGGTTTGGCCAGGCCTTGTGCTTCATACTGCCCTTCTCCCAAGGCATGTCTGTGCACGTTTCCACCATCACGCTCAACATCATCGCCCTGGACCGCCACCGGAGCATCGTCTACCACCTGGAGACCAAGATGTCCAAGGAAATGTGTGCCGCCGTCATCGTCATGACGTGGGCCATAAGCGCGGTCCTGGCCAGCCCGCTCGCCGTCTTCCGGGAGTACGGGACGTTTGACCTTTCGCCCGAGCAGTCCATTCAGGTTTGCACGGAAAAGTGGCCAGGGAGCGGCATGGACGGGACCATCTATAGTATCTCCATGCTCCTGCTCCAGTACTGCCTGCCGCTGGCCATCAACTCCTTCGCCTACATCCGAATCTGGAGTAAGCTGAAGAACCACGTGAGTCCGACAGGGAGGAACAACCGCCACCAGCGCAAGAGGAAGACCACTAAGATGCTGGTGATCGTGGTGGTGGTGTTTGCAGTGAGCTGGCTGCCTCTCCACGCCTTCCAGCTGGCCATTGACATTGACAACAGTGTCTTGGACATGAAAGACTTCAAGCTGCTTTTCACCATGTTCCACATCGTGGCCATGTGCTCGACCTTTGTCAACCCCATCCTCTATGGGTGGATGAACAACAACTACCGGACTGCGTTTCTGTCCGTGTGTAAGTGCAGCCAACCTGTCAATTCTGGGTCGAGGAGCATCATGAGCAGAAAGACACTGAGGGAAAAGGACATGAGCGATACAGATTTCCAAGCGACTAAAGTCTGA